The Neobacillus sp. PS3-34 genome has a window encoding:
- a CDS encoding amino acid ABC transporter ATP-binding protein: MEIEEASPLSPIILIENLHKSFGHLEVLKGIDLQIYKGEVVALIGASGSGKSTLLRCINRLETVTSGNVIVDDIKLDNSVKNISKVRQEVGMVFQQFNLFPHMTVIENVTVGPIQVLNKNKAEAEMEAIKLLEKVGLKDKKDVYPKKLSGGQQQRVAIARALAMNPMIMLFDEPTSALDPELVGEVLQVMRQLALEGMTMVVVTHEMGFAREVADRVIFMADGVIEEQGDPKEVLTNPKSERLISFLRLVR; this comes from the coding sequence ATGGAGATCGAAGAAGCGAGCCCATTATCTCCCATTATTCTAATTGAAAATCTTCATAAGAGCTTTGGTCATTTAGAGGTATTAAAAGGAATTGATCTTCAAATCTATAAAGGTGAGGTTGTGGCCTTAATTGGTGCAAGCGGTTCAGGGAAAAGCACCTTGCTCCGCTGTATCAATCGCCTGGAAACGGTAACGAGCGGAAATGTCATCGTCGACGATATTAAATTAGACAATTCTGTTAAGAACATCAGCAAGGTTCGGCAGGAAGTGGGGATGGTGTTTCAACAATTTAATTTATTTCCCCATATGACTGTAATAGAAAACGTAACGGTTGGTCCCATTCAAGTACTGAATAAGAATAAAGCTGAAGCGGAAATGGAAGCCATTAAGCTTTTGGAAAAAGTAGGCTTGAAGGATAAAAAAGATGTATATCCGAAAAAACTATCTGGAGGACAACAGCAGCGTGTAGCCATTGCCAGAGCACTTGCCATGAATCCTATGATTATGCTTTTTGATGAGCCTACATCAGCGTTAGACCCTGAATTGGTTGGGGAAGTTTTGCAAGTAATGAGGCAATTAGCATTAGAAGGAATGACAATGGTCGTTGTCACTCATGAAATGGGCTTTGCACGAGAGGTGGCCGACAGGGTAATCTTTATGGCCGACGGTGTCATCGAGGAACAAGGTGACCCTAAAGAAGTCTTGACCAATCCGAAAAGCGAGAGACTCATTTCTTTTTTACGTTTAGTTAGGTAA